cattataattaataatactaCGTTTTGACTTATCTGTGAAATTGCAACAGTTCCTTCTTTACCTTCTTAAAAAGAGGCCTATGGATGAGCTCTGAAGTGAGGCTTCTGCTCATTCTGGGCCTGCTATATCCTCTGCCTGCTCAGGGTTCCTCTGGATCTTTTATGCTAGGCCTGTTTGGCAAGACACTGGGCAGGAATTCACTCTTCGCAGCCAGCCCCTGAAGCCGGGACCTGGCTGCATCCTTTTACtcctgtcctgggtccagctaaGTCTGAGTTATCGGAATAATCTGCAACCACCCAGCTTTTTCCCAAGCCCTGCAGTGTAAGGTCCTCAGGACAGGCAATGGGAGGGGATTTAGAACTCACCTGCTCCATACTAAGACTCGGGAAAAGCTGAGGGCAAACTGTGGCCCCTAACTTCAGAGTTGGGAGGTGGGATGAGAGCCTTCTTGGCCTTCCACAATGATTCCAGAGGACACCCAGATAGCCTGGAGCCCCAGCTTCTTGAACCCCTATGCTGGACACAGGTGGAAGGAGCAGCTGGCCCACAACCCAGCTACCTGGCAAAAACACACAAGGCATTTCCACTGCTACCTCCCAGCCCCTGCAGCCTGCTAtcagcaccatgcctggtcaagcctgggtggcagaggagaGGACAGTGGTGGCTCCAGCAACATCCTTCCTTCACATTCTGCTGAGTTCATTCAGGGGATGCCCCTCTTAGCTGGCAATCTCAGGACTGGGGAGGCAGCCTGAAAATCAGCCTGCTCCTGGCCCATATCACACCCAGAGAATGCCACCAGTTATTGAAAATGTGTTTCCTGCTCTTGGGATAAATCAAGGCCTACTGAATGCCAAAGAAGAGATAGGTCATGAGTAGGAGCTACCTGCAGTGGCCCTGAGACCTCTCTCTACCAGGAGGGGCCGAGTCACACTAGCAATGACTGAGCACCTGACCATCCTCCACTGCCCAGACCCACTTCTCCTTGACCTTCAGCACTCTCAAGGTCCCACAGCCTCCACGCTCACCCCAGGCACCCTGCTTTTTCCCATCCCATCAGCCATCAAATCCTGACTGTCAGCATCTCCCCTGCTGCAGGCCCATGCCTTGGTCCTGGGTACTTGCTGTGGTGTTGGCCCCTCTGGCTAGTAACTGGACCCCCCACACCTGTAAGCTTCATCTTCCTGATCCAACTCTGATCATGCCCTAAGAACTTTCATTGCCCACAGCAATAATTTCCATAGAATCACCTTGGGAGCTCTACGAATGGATCTCTGATCAGAGATTCTGCCTTGATAGTCTAGTGTTGGACCCTAGTTTAGTTTTGAAGACTCTTACATGGTTCTAATGTATAGCCAAAGTTGACATATCTTGAGACATACACGCTCACATTTTAATTCCATGCCATGATGATCAAAGGCCTCTGGGAACAGACCTCAGTCTGCCCTGGCAGCCTTTTCCAGCTGCATACACCCCATCATGGGTCATTTTCTGTAGTCAGCCCTCTGATCCCTGTCTCCACCTATCCTCTCCCTCTGCCATGCCTTGTCTTATGCTTACTTTCTATATGCATCCCCCTTCTCTATGCCTTGCATCCTGTGCCTGCCTGATGCTAACAGCCTAAGccggccggatgcagtggctcacacctgtaatcccagcactttgggaggccaaggctggtggatcatgaggtcaggcattcaagaccagcctggccaacatagtgaaaccccgtctctacaaaaaattagctgggcatggtggtgggctcttgcaatcccagctacttgggagactgaggcaggagaatcacttgaatctgggaggcagaggttgcagtgagctgagatggagctactgcactccagcccagacaacagtgtaagacttcatctcaaaaacaaaaaaaaaaaaaaaaaagaaaagaaaaaggaaaagcctAACCCAAGAGCCTTTCTGATACTCCCATTGATGCCAGCTGGAAAACATACCCCTCCTCTAACCCCTGTAACTTCCTCTGTGTTTCTCCATGGTGCCAATCCCTCCCTGCTAGGCACTGTTCATGCACGAGCTCTCTCCTCTTGAGTCCTATAGGCTTCACACAGGAGGTGCTCAATGGCTGTTGAATAGAtaaatgagagaaggaaggaagggagggagggaggaaggaaggaaggaaggagagagggagggaggaattaaaaaagaaaaaagaaatgaaagaaggaagaaagaaagggaaaaaagaaggaaggaaggaaaagagtggGCCAAGTGATGGTTTTAGGAAAGGATATGGTGGTGAGTTTTGCTTTTTGGAGGGGGAGGATGGGATGTTGGGAGGGGAGGATGGGAAAACCACCTAAATGTTTGTTTATGGAGGTTACTCCAGCCCTGGGTCCCTGATTTCCTGGGGAGCTACAGGGATTCCACTTTGGGATGCTGGCCCTGGTCCTGGTCTCTCATTTGACTAAGGTTGTAGAATGAAAGTGATAACACTAATCACTACTTCTGTTTGAGTGCCCACTCTCCTCCCAGAATTGAGCATGGCACTTTAGATACAGTGTCTCTGACTTGCTAACAGCACTTCAAGGTGCATCGTTAGCATCCCACATTACAAGGGTAGAAACTGAGGCAGTGAGGGCTAAGTGGCCTGCCTAGGTTTGCACAGCCAGTTAGCagcagattcaaacccaggtctgtgtgACTCCAACACAGAACAGCTAGGGCTGGCTCAATCTCATTCCAGCTGTGAGACCTGGCCAAGTGGGTTGATCTATCTCAGCCTCGGGGACAGGGTGGTTAGGTACAGGCTCACACACCTGACAGGGATAAGGGGATGTGTCCCCATACCCCCAGTTCAATACCTGCTGGTTCTGGTCCGGAGTGTCCTCCGTGTGGTACAGCACAGCCCACCTGCCTGCAGCTGACACGTTGACCCACAGGCACGGGTACTGGGGCACCTTCTTGCCCTTCAGCTCTTCCTGGTCCCTGATGTTGGTCTCAATCAGGTGGCACATGGATTCCTCTGTCCATATGCTGAGgagaccacagacatgcacacatacacatctcGAAAATGAGTGAcacacagaacacctgtttgaATCCCTGATCCCCTGGGAACCTTTAGAGGGATCCGGGGCTGGGCTCCTCATCTTGTCTTAAGCATCTAGCAATAAAAGCACATGACCCCAGAGtccctggacacagggaggaactGTAGAAGCTGGTTGGGGTCTTGGACATTATCTATATAAAtcgttctcaaccctggctgcttGTCCCCAaccctggggagcttttaaaaagatttgccTGTTCAAGCCACACCCCAGAGCAAGTGAATCAGAATGCCTCCGGTGGTTGGGCCCAGGCCCTGGTGTTTTCTTCAAAGCTCCCTGATGTGATTCTGACAAGCAGCCAAACCTGAGACTCTCTTATCCACATCATCTTGTCTTGCAGAGGCGGAAGAGAAACTCAGATGGTCAAGTGATTTTGCCAAGGCCATGCAGGACCTGAAGCTAGGTCTGAGTGGCTTCATGAGCTGTGTTCTTTCCCCTAAAAGGAGCAGATAGAGGTAGGAGGGGCTTGATTTGAGCCAGGATGGGAAAGATGGTGGGGACCGTCCCTAAATGGTTCCTCACCAGGGTAAGAGTCCAGTCTGGAATTGCTCCAGTGTTGTGAAGAGCAAGGCTGCAGCAGGCCCGGGGGAAGGCTAACAGGCTCATCAACGTATTAGTAAATCAACTGTGATTCATTTCCCATGTACCCTGCGGGAGACCCATTGCCACGCAGGAGGGGGCTGTCAGCTGCTGGAACTTGCCCAGAGCACAGGTTTGAAACTTGTCCGTAGGACAGGCTGAGAGAACTGAGTGTGTTTGTtccaataaaacattttaattaggaATTCACAGCTCTTCCTTAAATCTCAAGTGGTTGATATATCAGTGAGCAAGGGCATGGACCCTTCTCTGAGATTCCTGAGCAGAGCTGCAGGGAAGCAGATGCTGGCTCAATGCAGATACATCAGAAAACCTCAAACACAAAATGGTATGCTCAGTGAGGAAAGGAGCTCCCCCTCACTTGAGGTATTCATCAGGAGGCTGGATGCCCACCTGACAGGGAGGCTTCAGAAGGGAGAGAGCTATGCAGCTGAACTGTGAACGTCTGCAGTTCTCTGATTCTGCCTGGGATCAAATTTGCACTGGAGTATTTACTCTGATTCTTGGTATTTCTTGTGAGAAGGGCATCAAGTGTCTGTTACCACCAGGTCTTAGAATCTCAGCCCAGTTGGGGCTCAATTCATCCTACCTTCCCTGCACTTGAAGCCTGGAACCTAAGAATGAGCATTGCCTTGACCCTGCTGCCTGGAGTGAGTGTcgagaagaggggaggggggtGGGCAGGCCAGGAGAGCTCAGTACCTTTTCTGGTAGAGGGGAAGCACAGTCGTGACCAGGATGTAGTAAGTGATGacggcacacaccaccatggtgACGCCCAGGCAAAGGGCTCGTGTCTCTCCCCGCTTCTGGGCCATTACCAGCTTCTTCACCATATCCACTGGGGACAGTGATCATTTCTAGGTCCACAGAAGCAAACAGAAGTGAGATCAGCGCAGTTCACAGGTGATCCACAAAAGGAGAGGACAGATGAGAAGGGAGGATACTCAAGTATTAATATCATTCTTGTTTTATATTCGGAGCTTTGCAACTTCCAGTGGGCTTGCTTTTTGGACCCCATGTAAACTTTCCCTGTGCAAATGAGAGGCAATTGCAGATGTAGAATCTATgactcagagaggtaaagtgacttgcccTAGGTCACACAGTGTGTAATAGGCTTGGTAATGCTCCCCCCACCAGGATGCCATGTTCTAGTCTCTGGAAGCCATCAATGTCACTTTATATGACAATGACTTTGCAGAAGTGATTAAGATAAAAGATCTTGAGGTGCGGAGACAATCTTGGATTATCCATGTAGATCCTAAATGTGATCCCAGGGGCCCTAATAAGAGGGAAGTAAAGGGCTATTAAACATAAAAGAGAAGGCTAGGGTGATAGGCCCAGGGAGACCAGCAATTAGAGTGACGTgaccacaagccaaggagtgcTGGCAGCCATCAGAAGCTGGCGGGGGTAAGGAACAATGGCTCATCCCCTACAGCCACTACAAGGAGTGCAGCCTGTGGACACCTTGGTGACTTTGGAATTCTGGTGACATTTCTGTCTTTTGGGACCATCAGGTTTATGGTCATTTGCTACAATGGCCCTAGGTCCCACACAGTGAGCAACCAGCACAGGTGCATCATCCATGTACCTCCTTCCATGGAGGAAAACTTGGAGCATATCTGCCCAGAAACAGTTCTATGGCAGGGCTGGCTGGGCCAGGGAGCaggcagagaaaggagaggagggctCCAAAAGGCAACCGCAGGTTGTTAGGAAAGGTAGGAAGTTTCCTATATTCTGGTTTTTTGTAAGGAACACTCCTTATTACAGGCAAAGAAAGAAGAGTGAAGGCATCATGGTGGCCTCAGTGACTGCATTCTTATTTCGGGGCTTGAAGCCACCTGGGACAAAGCAGAATGGGCACATTGCTGGTGGtagctttctttctctccaacGTCTTTAGGCAGCAACTCCTTGTTTTTCCCCTGGACATTGACCCCGCCCCATGCAAGCAAAGATGCCACCCTCCCGTGCTAGGTCCTGATCGCTCCCCCAGGAATGTGAACCTTGACAAAGCCTCAGGAAGCAGCCCCTCAATCTATGCCACCTGGAGCCTCAGAGACGCCCAGCTGTGGTTCCCATGTGATTTACCATGCGTTCCACAAGCTGTCCTAGAGCCTCCTGGTAAGTTTATTtgctgtggtttttatttgtttaaggtAACCAGAGTCCATTCTACCAAAAATATCAGGGTCATAAGATCTATTCACTGTAATCCTCCATTTTAGGGGCGATTTTAGCTAGATATCAGGAAGGACTTTATTCTCATTACCAGGTCCCTAAagtaataaatgtattattattattaattagtcAGTGTCCAGAAGACAGGCATTAGTCCAAAGTGCTCTATTTTCTGCTCGGTCATCTCTTAACTGTTGGACTGTTTCAAATATTCAATCAGAGATTCTTGACTCCCTCCTCTCAGCCAGGCTGCCCCATTCCCGGGCATCCCTACTAAAGGGAAGAGTCCAGGGTCAGGCACCACGGATACCCATCACACCTTCCCAGTGAGCTGGTCCACCTCCCCTATTGATTGACAGAGGTGACATCCAACGACAACTGGCACCAAGAGAAGAGTTCCCCTACATTTTAGTGACACATTATAAAGCACAAGCAAGCAGAAATTGTCCTCGACAAAGAGGCGCATTTAGTTTaacctctttttattcttttccttctgttctaTGGTATTGAGGGAATGGGAGAGCCCACACCTTTTCTACCTGGTGTCAGTTCAACAAGCCCCTCCATGAATCCACAGGTAAAGcaacagaatcacctggagatatGCTAAAAACCCCAACAGCCTGCTTCCCCAGGCCCTTCAAGAGTCACTGGCACTTGGCCCCACCCCAGGGGCTGTGAGACATAAATTATTTGAAGCCAGTGGGAAATCCCATTTTGGAAATGTAGGGCTGAGTGCCCACAACAAAGTCATTTCTCTCCTGGGGGAGCTGTAGCATACCTTTGGGGGCTTCCTGTGGTGTGACAGCTCCTTGCTGTTTAATCAGCCCCCCCACCTCTCAGGGCCACTGCATCCTTTGCTGTGTGGCTTCTAGTGCCCTCCCAGTCCCCTGGGCACTCCTGAGGCTGGTGAAGGCAGGAACCTGGTTTTTCCAGTTTTAGTAgctcagaagaaaaggaaaggagaggctTTCCTACGACAGAGAAGTCTGAAAAGTTGGCTTATTCAGGTCCGACTTGTCTCTAATGCTCTGATGAGACTGTCACCTGCACTGAGTGAGTGGGTTTGTAGAGCCATCATAAATCCTCTTAAGACCATGTGTGGGGTTCAGTGTAGATAAGACTTCAGTGAGAAGGTAGCATTCAGCATCCAAAGGGAGAACCTTTGGCAAGAGGAAGGATGGGAACTGTCAATATCCCCTAAGGGATAGGAAGAACAGGTAGAAGTGGATTTCAGCTATCATAGGAAGGATTTCAGTTAGACTCTAAGAAGAACTACCcagttttgagtgtttttaaatATCTCTGAACTTCCAGACTATATCTTCCCATTTAGAAAGGTTAATTGAGATGTGGGATCGATTCAGGAAAGATGGAGAAGGACAAAGGAAGGCAGGATGTTGGAGTGTCCTGGGTGATAGCTGGGTGGACATCCTTTTCCTTAGAAAGACAAGGAATAGAGTACATTGTTTAGCAGTTCAGTGCGGTTCAGTGGACAGGGCGATTCTGAGGTCATCAGACATGGAATCAGACCCTGGCTTTGCCATTTAGCAACCATAATACTGTGAAATGAGAATAATGGTAGTTGCCTCAGAAAGCTCAGCTAAAGATCAAATGCCATATAGAGTATCAGGTATGTATCACAGCGCCTAGCACCAAATCAGCCCTCAGtatatattagctattattactaACAAAGGAAAACCTGAAGGTTTGGAGCAGATGTCTGGACCAGTCTTGGTGAATCTATTTTTTGTCCCACCTCTCTACTGGTGACAAGTGCCAGGACTGGTCTTAATCTCCAGGCTGCAGCCTTCTGGCCACTCTGAGAACTGGGACCTGGAGGATCAGGGCACCTACTACCAGCATAACCTGGCCACTGTGCCACCCTCCCTGCTGGCCGTCAGACCACAGGCCCTCCATCCAGAAGGACAGGCCTGAGAAAAAGAGAGTCTCaccacctgcctccctccctgcctcatgACAGGCTGCTTTCCCCACAGTCTCCCTCCAGCCCTCAGTCTTGGGAGAAACCACTTCCCAAGTGCTCTCAGATGTGGTACTCACAGTCTCCCCGACGCCTTTGGGTCTTCAGCAGCAGATAGTTTCTTTCTGCctggcccccaccccccaccccagatgCCACAGAGCTCCAGCAGGAAGTTTGGCCTCCCCGCCCATCTCCAGGGAAGCAGCCTTTGCTCCCCATCTGGGGCAAGCCTCCATGCCCAAACATGGTCAAGTCTGAGCACACAGCCTGGAGACACAGATTTAGAGAGCAGGTACCCGGCCCTGAGCAGGGCAGCTGCTACCCCAGGCCCTCCACCTCCATCTTCTCCAAGTCTCATGGGAAACAGATTCCAAACGACAACAGACAGCAAGACTGAGAAATGATGAAAGATCAGTCTggaatatttggaaatatttcttcttttctctgtctctgtgggcTGGCAAAGATGCCAGAAATAGGAAATGATTTTCCTTTTGTTGGCATGAGCAAGGGTGGAGTTGAGCTGGAGGGGTTGGGCTTGTCACCAGTCCCTGACATATTCACGCTGGAGCAGCTAAACCTCCCTGCCTTCGGCACTTAAAtactgtgtgaccctgagcaagttatggcacctctctgggcttcagctttcttttatgttttttgtttttctcccaaaCTTATCGTTAAAggatctcagttttctcacctgtgttACTGGCTtgtttaaaacttattttgcttTAGGGTAGTGATGAGGGTTAGAGATGGTGGGCATTTATGGCAAGGGAAGAGAACCCGCCTTTTAAGGACCAGCCAAACTGAAGCTGGGAGTAGTGAGAGCTCCATGACTGCTTCCAACCAGGTCCAGGGACAGCCTGCTCACcagctccacccccacccctgaaAGTACAGAGATTTGTTCCTAACAAATGTATTTGCAGGCAAAACCATGTTTTTAGAtccccatttcttcatctgtaaagtggatgTAAGGATTAAAAATCAGCAATAAAGGGCAGGCGCGGTAGcctacgcctataatcccagcactttgggatgccaaggtggatgaattgctcaagcccaggagtttgaggccaagctgggcaacatgaaaaagccccatctctactaaaaatacaaaaattagtagggtgtggtggtacctgtagtcccagttaccagggaggctgaagcatgagaattgcttgaacctgggaggtggaggttacagtgagtcaagattgtgacactgcactccagccggggcaactgagcgagatgctgtctcaatatatatatatatatcatatatcagcAACAAAAACAATCCCA
This Callithrix jacchus isolate 240 chromosome 2, calJac240_pri, whole genome shotgun sequence DNA region includes the following protein-coding sequences:
- the KCNMB1 gene encoding calcium-activated potassium channel subunit beta-1, with amino-acid sequence MVKKLVMAQKRGETRALCLGVTMVVCAVITYYILVTTVLPLYQKSIWTEESMCHLIETNIRDQEELKGKKVPQYPCLWVNVSAAGRWAVLYHTEDTPDQNQQCSYIPDNLDNYPTARADVEKVRARFQEKRVFYCFSTTLVNETSVLYRRLYGPQALLFSLFWPTFLLTGGLLIIAMVKSNQYLSILAAQK